One Lycium barbarum isolate Lr01 chromosome 5, ASM1917538v2, whole genome shotgun sequence genomic window carries:
- the LOC132639831 gene encoding uncharacterized protein LOC132639831 gives MKLTKYHYFISILRGKIIIALRATTFLVKLEKSPGILRFDCSPQLGSGSPSEFGQKSFFLAGVVNAITQELCSNTLECVINRLKMAAQNFLSLETSGRSSQDRRDVMIKLHCIFQDNHIFITGLIILSLIYYICDKT, from the exons ATGAAGTTGACTAAATACCATTATTTCATCTCCATACTTAGAGGAAAGATAATCATAGCTCTAAGAGCTACCACATTCTTGGTGAAACTAGAAAAAAG CCCAGGTATCCTAAGATTTGATTGCTCCCCTCAATTGGGAAGTGGCAGCCCTTCCGAATTTGGACAAAAATCTTTTTTCCTTGCTGGTGTGGTTAATGCAATAACTCAG GAGTTGTGTAGCAATACTCTTGAGTGTGTTATCAATAGGTTGAAAATGGCAGCtcaaaattttctttctctcGAAACAAGTGGAAGGAGCTCACAAGATAGGAGAGACGTTATGATTAAATTACATTGTATTTTTCAAGATAATCACATTTTTATCACAGGACTTATTATTTTGTCATTAATTTATTATATTTGTGATAAAACATAG
- the LOC132642750 gene encoding uncharacterized protein LOC132642750, translating to MESIFNILNPSLFISTIYSKFLFISMARSPVPVLALFLIAFIITLTVEVKASRDLPVEIAAMEQRVAIVGDIVTCLKRCNVQSDCSDGWLCSDCAPDALGSGYHCDKFTANGQGYFATTLQARYK from the exons ATGGAAAGCATCTTCAATATACTCAATCCTTCACTCTTCATATCCACAATATATTCAAAGTTTTTATTTATCAGCATGGCTCGTTCTCCAGTTCCAGTGCTTGCTCTGTTTCTGATTGCTTTCATCATTACACTTACTG TTGAGGTGAAAGCATCGCGAGATTTGCCTGTCGAAATTGCAGCGATGGAGCAAAGGGTGGCTATTGTTGGTGATATAGTTACTTGTCTGAAAAGATGCAATGTTCAAAGTGATTGTAGCGATGGGTGGCTGTGTAGTGATTGTGCACCAGATGCTTTGGGTTCTGGTTACCATTGTGACAAATTTACAGCTAATGGTCAAGGATATTTTGCAACTACCTTACAAGCCCGTTACAAGTAA